A single Lactuca sativa cultivar Salinas chromosome 8, Lsat_Salinas_v11, whole genome shotgun sequence DNA region contains:
- the LOC111903733 gene encoding repetitive proline-rich cell wall protein 1-like, with product MRKFQWGFLVMLLLNLETLSIACPTCEPPSPPTKPPYLPPIIVKPQPSPPKLTPPVYKPPPQSSPPSFPKPPTTSPAPPTIKPPYSPKPPFLHPPTVKPPTTTPSPTPPTSKPPSVHPPIVKPPYFPKPPFIHPPVVKPPYFPKPPFIHPPVVKPPYFPKPPFGHPPVVKPPYFPKPPFVHPPIVKPPFIHPPIDNPPLVLPPFVHPPIVKPPFVHPPFWPKAPLLFPPIEIPPKIYPPSHPMPPVILPPIYPHYVSPPPPPRVTKPPPTPIIFPPPTAKRPPHPPLIVHPPPSPVVKPCPPPPPPSVPCPPPLKSVQEKS from the coding sequence ATGAGAAAGTTTCAATGGGGTTTTTTGGTTATGCTCCTTTTGAACTTGGAGACTCTATCTATTGCTTGTCCAACATGTGAACCACCATCTCCACCTACTAAACCCCCATATCTCCCACCAATTATCGTCAaaccacaaccatcaccaccaAAATTAACCCCACCAGTGTATAAACCACCGCCACAATCATCCCCACCCTCCTTTCCAAAACCGCCAACCACTAGTCCTGCCCCTCCAACTATTAAACCACCTTATTCCCCTAAACCACCATTTCTACATCCACCTACCGTTAAACCACCAACCACCACACCTAGTCCGACTCCACCCACATCTAAGCCACCTTCCGTACATCCACCCATTGTTAAACCACCTTATTTCCCAAAGCCACCATTCATACATCCACCCGTCGTTAAACCACCTTATTTCCCAAAACCACCATTCATACATCCACCCGTCGTTAAACCACCTTATTTCCCAAAGCCACCATTCGGTCATCCACCTGTTGTTAAACCACCTTATTTCCCAAAGCCACCATTCGTACATCCACCAATCGTCAAACCACCATTTATACATCCACCCATTGACAACCCACCGTTGGTACTTCCACCATTTGTACATCCGCCAATAGTAAAACCACCATTTGTACATCCACCTTTTTGGCCAAAAGCACCTCTTTTGTTTCCACCAATAGAAATACCACCTAAAATATATCCACCTAGTCATCCTATGCCACCAGTAATTTTGCCACCAATTTATCCACACTACGtgtcaccaccgccaccaccacggGTCACAAAACCGCCACCTACTCCAATAATTTTTCCACCACCAACCGCTAAAAGACCACCTCATCCACCATTAATAGTGCATCCTCCGCCATCACCAGTTGTAAAGCCATgcccaccaccgccaccaccgtcaGTGCCATGCCCGCCACCATTGAAATCGGTGCAAGaaaaatcttga